A region of Capra hircus breed San Clemente chromosome 11, ASM170441v1, whole genome shotgun sequence DNA encodes the following proteins:
- the EMILIN1 gene encoding EMILIN-1: MAPGTLWSCYLCCLLTTAVGAASYPPRGYSLYTGSGGALSSGGTQAQSAPRPASRHRNWCAYVVTRTVSCVLEDGVETFVKPDYQPCGWGQPQCSRSIMYRSFLRPRYRVAYKTVTDMEWRCCQGYGGDDCAEGPAPALGSAPTTPRPRPQPQPARPNLSGSSAGSHLSGLGGEGPGESEKVQQLEEQVQSLTKELQGLRGVLQGLSGRLTEDVQRAVETAFNGRQQPADAAARPGVHETLSEIQQQLQLLDNRVSTHDQELGHLNNHHSGGGSSRAPDPTPAPPGHSEELLRELEQRLQESCSVCLAGLDDFRRQQQQDRERLRALEKLLASVEERQRHLSGQALGRWAPQECCPPELGRRLAELERRLDVVAGSVTVLSGRRGTHLGGASGQGGHPPGYTNLASRLSRLEDRFNSTLGPSEEQEEGWPGRPGGLGHWLPAARGKLEKLEGRLTNVSGELGGRLSQLEEQVAGAVQACGQLCSGAPGEQDSQGREILSALERRVLDNEGQLRLVGSDLHKLGAAGEAQQAALEQLQGAVGLLHGRVDALGETAAELALQLNLTAARLGQLEGLLQARGEEDCGACGGVQEELGRLRDGVERCSCPLLPPRGPGAGPGVGGPSRGPLDGFSVFGGSSGSALQALQGELSEVILTFSSLNDSLHELQTTVEGQGADLADLGATKDRIISEINRLQQEATEHATESEERFRGLEEGQAQAGQCPSLEGRLGRLEGVCERLDTVAGGLQGLREGLSRHVAGLWAGLRETNSTSQTQAALLEKLLEGQAGLGKRLGALNSSLLLLEDQLHQFSLKDLTGPAGEAGPPGPPGMQGPPGPAGPPGPPGKDGQKGPMGPPGPQGEQGPEGAPAASVPRVAFSAALSLPRSEPGTVPFDRVLLNDGGYYDPETGVFTAPLAGRYLLSAVLTGHRHEKVEAVLSRSNLGVARIDSGGYEPEGLENKPVAESQPSPGALGVFSLILPLQVGDTVCIDLVMGQLAHSEEPLTIFSGALLYEDLELEQA, from the exons ATGGCCCCCGGAACCCTCTGGAGCTGCTACCTCTGCTGCCTGCTGACCACCGCCGTGGGGGCAGCCAGCTACCCGCCTCGCGGCTACAGCCTCTACACTGGGAGTGGCGGGGCGCTCAGCTCTGGGGGCACCCAGGCCCAGAGTGCCCCCCGACCTGCCAGCCGCCACAG GAACTGGTGTGCCTATGTGGTGACCCGGACAGTGAGCTGTGTCCTTGAGGATGGAGTGGAGACCTTCGTCAAGCCTGACTACCAGCCCTGTGGCTGGGGCCAGCCCCAGTGTTCCCGCAGCATCAT gtACCGCAGCTTCCTCCGCCCTCGCTACCGCGTGGCCTACAAAACGGTGACAGATATGGAATGGAGGTGCTGCCAGGGGTACGGGGGCGATGACTGTGCAGAGGGCCCTGCCCCGGCGCTGGGCTCCGCACCCACCACCCCGCGGCcccggccccagccccagcccgccCGCCCCAACCTCTCCGGCTCCAGTGCGGGCAGCCATCTGAGTGGACTGGGAGGGGAAG GTCCTGGGGAGTCCGAGAAGGTCCAGCAGCTGGAAGAGCAGGTGCAGAGCCTGACAAAGGAGCTTCAGGGCCTTCGGGGTGTCCTGCAGGGACTGAGTGGGCGCCTGACCGAAGACGTCCAGAGGGCCGTGGAGACGGCCTTTAATGGGAGGCAACAGCCGGCAGATGCAGCAGCCCGCCCGGGTGTGCACGAAACCCTCAGTGAGatccagcagcagctgcagctcctggaCAACCGCGTCTCCACCCATGACCAGGAGCTGGGCCATCTGAACAACCATCACagtggcggcggcagcagcagggctCCGGACCCCACCCCGGCCCCTCCTGGCCACAGTGAGGAGCTGCTGCGGGAGCTGGAGCAGCGGCTGCAGGAGTCGTGCTCTGTGTGCCTGGCAGGGCTGGATGACTTTCGAcgacagcagcagcaagacagggAGCGGCTTCGAGCGCTGGAGAAGCTACTGGCCTCCGTGGAGGAGCGGCAGCGTCACCTCTCAGGGCAGGCCCTGGGCCGCTGGGCCCCTCAGGAATGCTGCCCTCCAGAGCTGGGCCGGCGACTGGCCGAGCTGGAGAGGAGGCTGGACGTTGTGGCTGGCTCGGTGACAGTGCTGAGCGGGCGGCGAGGCACCCACCTGGGAGGAGCATCTGGGCAGGGGGGCCACCCGCCAGGCTACACCAACTTAGCATCCCGCCTCTCCCGCCTGGAGGACCGATTCAACTCTACCTTGGGCCCCTCGGAGGAACAGGAGGAGGGCTGGCCGGGGCGTCCTGGGGGGCTGGGCCACTGGCTACCTGCTGCCCGGGGCAAACTAGAGAAGCTGGAGGGGCGGCTGACCAATGTGAGCGGAGAGCTAGGGGGGCGGCTGAGTCAGCTGGAAGAGCAGGTGGCAGGGGCAGTGCAGGCATGTGGGCAGCTCTGCTCTGGGGCCCCTGGGGAGCAGGACTCCCAGGGCAGGGAGATCCTCAGTGCCCTGGAGCGCAGGGTGCTGGACAATGAGGGGCAGCTGAGGCTGGTGGGCTCAGACCTGCACAAGCTGGGAGCGGCTGGGGAGGCCCAGCAGGCCGCGCTAGAGCAACTGCAAGGGGCGGTGGGCCTGCTCCATGGTCGCGTCGATGCCCTTGGCGAGACGGCTGCAGAGTTGGCACTGCAGCTGAATCTCACAGCTGCACGGCTGGGCCAACTGGAGGGGCTGCTGCAGGCCCGTGGGGAGGAGGATTGTGGCGCCTGTGGAGGTGTACAAGAGGAACTCGGCCGCCTGCGGGATGGCGTGGAGCGCTGCTCCTGCCCGCTGTTACCTCCCCGGGGCCCTGGGGCCGGCCCTGGGGTCGGGGGACCGAGCCGTGGGCCGCTGGATGGCTTCAGTGTGTTCGGGGGCAGCTCAGGCTCAGCCCTCCAGGCCCTGCAAGGAGAGCTCTCTGAGGTCATTCTCACCTTCAGCTCCCTCAATGACTCGCTGCATGAGCTGCAGACCACCGTGGAGGGCCAGGGTGCTGATCTGGCTGACCTGGGAGCCACCAAGGACCGCATCATCTCTGAGATCAATAGACTGCAACAGGAGGCCACAGAGCACGCCACAGAGAGTGAGGAGCGCTTCCGAGGCCTGGAGGAGGGACAGGCACAGGCCGGCCAGTGCCCCAGCCTAGAGGGGCGATTGGGCCGCCTGGAGGGAGTCTGTGAGCGGCTGGACACGGTGGCCGGGGGACTGCAGGGCCTGCGTGAAGGCCTTTCCAGACATGTGGCTGGGCTCTGGGCTGGGCTACGGGAAACCAACAGCACCAGCCAGACACAGGCAGCCTTGCTGGAGAAGCTGCTAGAGGGGCAGGCCGGGCTGGGCAAGCGGCTGGGTGCCCTTAAtagctccctgctgctgctggaggACCAGCTTCACCAGTTCAGCCTGAAGGACCTCACCG GGCCTGCAGGTGAGGCTGGGCCACCAGGGCCTCCTGGGATGCAGGGACCCCCTGGCCCTGCTGGGCCTCCAGGACCTCCAGGCAAGGATGGACAAAAGGGGCCTATGGGGCCACCAG GTCCCCAAGGTGAACAGG gacccgAGGGGGCACCAGCAGCCTCCGTGCCCCGGGTAGCCTTTTCAGCTGCCCTGAGCTTGCCCCGGTCTGAACCAGGCACGGTGCCCTTCGACAGAGTCCTGCTCAACGATGGGGGCTACTACGATCCAGAGACTG GCGTGTTCACGGCGCCACTGGCAGGGCGCTACTTGCTGAGCGCGGTGCTCACGGGGCACCGGCACGAGAAGGTGGAGGCGGTGCTGTCCCGCTCCAACCTGGGCGTGGCTCGCATAGACTCCGGTGGCTACGAGCCTGAGGGCCTGGAGAATAAGCCGGTGGCCGAGAGCCAGCCCAGCCCGGGCGCCCTAGGTGTGTTCAGCCTCATCCTGCCGCTGCAGGTCGGGGACACGGTCTGCATCGACCTGGTCATGGGGCAGCTGGCGCACTCGGAGGAACCGCTCACCATTTTCAGCGGAGCCCTGCTCTACGAAGACCTGGAGCTCGAACAGGCGTAG
- the OST4 gene encoding dolichyl-diphosphooligosaccharide--protein glycosyltransferase subunit 4, with the protein MPGLEPNWRCSLPVQVYYLKLVPRPRRSRALLISMITDVQLAIFANMLGVSLFLLVVLYHYVAVNNPKKQE; encoded by the exons ATGCCCGGTTTGGAGCCGAATTGGCGCTGCAGCCTTCCGGTCCAGGTTTACTACCTCAAGCTAGTCCCCAGACCGCGTCGGAGCCGAGCCCTGCTGATCAG CATGATCACGGACGTGCAGCTCGCCATCTTCGCCAACATGCTGGGCGTGTCGCTCTTCCTGCTTGTCGTTCTCTATCACTACGTGGCTGTCAACAATCCCAAGAAGCAGGAATGA